The proteins below are encoded in one region of Archocentrus centrarchus isolate MPI-CPG fArcCen1 chromosome 13, fArcCen1, whole genome shotgun sequence:
- the st14a gene encoding ST14 transmembrane serine protease matriptase a: protein MDYMSSGMRYIPSDKEWDNDVQFLPAADSNKLEKKRRPGKFGAVIAVVVLAVVIALVIGVLVWHFHFRKDMRVKRMYSGSMRITNRAFDDVYENSTSPEFKALAKQVISQLKIIYSNSSQLSKYYRDSTIQAFSEGSIIAYYLSEFSVPVGQEAAVDNAMSSVETLVKKQRALQSSGDGLTLDDVVTSALDDRMSSPSFRRNLHFSEHTKANLIRHIQSPGFPNKPYPRNSLIKWQLRADPGHVLKLDFGTFDLESSCKSDFVKIYDSLVPIESLLMVELCGKHLPNNRLGFLSSGNVMLVTMATHNSSFPGFRAAVSQIKQGSKAITCGGKMTSEKGSFTSPNFPNYYPPKTTCDWSIEVPAGKGVKLTFTKFLLAEPGNENMDCNKDYVMVNGKKLCGDKLDKSQQTETSNTNSMTVVFSSDKSRVDRGFSAEYEAIDVQNPCPQKFQCRNSNCIKSELRCDGWNDCGDMSDEQDCNCSADIIGCKNGLCKPMFWKCDGIDDCGDNTDELNCGCKSAEVTCKNGKCVSEKMRCDGSDDCGDGSDEVNCARDTICTDLTYKCKNNKCISKVNPECDGVKDCEDNSDEENCDCGKRAGKASRIVGGQDAEVGEFPWQISLHVKKHSHVCGASLISPNWLVTAAHCVQDEGSLKLSQAGAWEIYLGLHRQNQLGSPAEKRNLKQIIPHPNYNSFTFDNDIALMQLDSPVSYTDYIRPICLPSPQHDFPVGEGVTITGWGATREGGSAATVLQKASVRIINQTVCNNLMGGQLTSRMFCAGVLSGGVDACQGDSGGPLSSPSGSRAFLAGVVSWGDGCARRNKPGIYTRVTKFRAWIKENTGV from the exons GACAAAGAATGGGATAACGATGTCCAGTTCCTGCCAGCAGCAGACAGCAATAAGCTTGAGAAGAAAAGGCGTCCAGGGAAATTTGGGGCTGTGATCGCTGTGGTGGTCCTTGCCGTTGTTATAGCTCTTGTGATCGGAGTGCTGGTCTGGCATTTCCACT TCCGGAAAGATATGCGGGTCAAGAGGATGTACAGCGGCTCCATGCGCATCACCAACCGGGCGTTTGATGACGTCTACGAGAACTCCACCAGTCCCGAGTTCAAGGCACTGGCAAAGCAGGTGATTTCACAG CTTAAAATCATCTATTCCAATAGTTCTCAGCTGTCAAAATACTACCGTGATTCTACCATTCAGGCTTTCAg TGAGGGCAGCATTATTGCCTACTACCTGTCTGAGTTCAGCGTCCCCGTGGGCCAAGAAGCAGCTGTCGACAATGCGATGTCCTCAGTGGAGACACTGGTGAAAAAACAGCGCGCTCTGCAAAGCTCTGGTGATGGTTTAACCCTTGATGATGTGGTCACTTCAG CCCTGGATGATCGCATGAGTTCACCATCATTTCGCA GAAACCTGCACTTTTCAGAGCATACCAAGGCCAATTTAATAAGACACATCCAGTCACCTGGTTTCCCCAACAAGCCGTATCCCCGCAACAGCTTAATCAAGTGGCAGCTGAGAGCCGACCCCGGCCACGTGCTCAAGCTTGACTTTGGTACGTTTGATCTGGAATCGAGCTGCAAGAGTGACTTCGTCAAAATCTACGACTCCCTGGTGCCCATTGAGAGCCTACTTATGGTAGA GCTGTGTGGGAAACATTTACCCAATAACCGACTGGGCTTTCTGTCCTCTGGCAACGTCATGCTGGTGACGATGGCCACTCACAACAGCTCCTTCCCCGGTTTCAGAGCAGCAGTGTCTCAAATTAAACAAGGAAGTAAAG CTATAACATGTGGTGGGAAGATGACAAGTGAAAAAGGCAGCTTCACTTCTCCCAATTTCCCAAATTACTACCCTCCCAAAACGACGTGCGATTGGTCAATTGAG GTCCCTGCAGGTAAAGGAGTGAAGCTGACATTCACAAAGTTCCTCCTGGCTGAGCCGGGGAATGAAAACATGGACTGCAACAAAGACTACGTGATGGTCAACGGAAAGAA attGTGTGGAGATAAGCTCGACAAGTCACAACAGACAGAGACCAGCAACACCAACTCGATGACTGTGGTGTTTTCTTCTGATAAGTCTCGTGTGGACCGAGGCTTCTCTGCAGAGTACGAGGCCATTGATGTCCAGAATC CCTGTCCGCAGAAGTTCCAGTGCAGGAACAGTAACTGCATTAAATCGGAGCTAAGATGTGATGGCTGGAATGACTGTGGAGACATGAGTGATGAGCAGGACTGCA ACTGCAGCGCGGACATCATCGGCTGTAAAAATGGGCTGTGTAAGCCCATGTTCTGGAAATGTGATGGCATCGACGACTGTGGAGACAACACAGATGAGCTGAACT gtGGGTGTAAATCTGCAGAAGTTACCTGTAAGAATGGCAAATGTGTTTCTGAGAAGATGCGCTGTGACGGCAGTGATGACTGTGGGGACGGATCAGATGAAGTCAACTGTGCAAGAG ACACCATCTGCACAGATCTTACgtacaaatgtaaaaacaataaatgcatcAGTAAAGTGAATCCCGAATGTGACGGGGTGAAGGACTGTGAAGATAACTCTGATGAGGAGAACTGCG ACTGTGGGAAGCGCGCGGGGAAGGCCTCGCGTATTGTAGGCGGCCAGGATGCAGAAGTAGGGGAGTTTCCTTGGCAGATCAGCCTCCATGTCAAAAAGCACAGTCACGTATGCGGCGCCTCCCTCATCAGTCCAAACTGGCTGGTCACTGCTGCCCACTGTGTGCAAGATGAGGGCTCTCTAAA ACTCTCCCAGGCCGGCGCTTGGGAAATTTACCTCGGCCTTCACAGGCAGAACCAGTTAGGAAGCCCTGCCGAGAAGAGGAACCTAAAGCAGATCATCCCTCACCCCAACTACAACTCATTCACTTTTGACAATGACATTGCCCTGATGCAGCTGGACAGTCCTGTCAGCTACACTGACTACATAAGGCCCATCTGCTTGCCTTCTCCCCAACACGACTTTCCGGTTGGCGAGGGTGTGACGATCACTGGGTGGGGAGCCACTCGAGAAGGAG GATCTGCTGCAACCGTGCTGCAAAAGGCTTCGGTCCGGATCATAAACCAGACAGTGTGTAACAACTTGATGGGGGGGCAGCTCACCTCTCGGATGTTTTGTGCCGGTGTTCTGAGCGGTGGAGTCGATGCTTGTCAG GGAGACTCTGGAGGGCCTCTGAGCAGTCCTTCGGGCTCTCGTGCCTTCCTGGCCGGAGTGGTCAGTTGGGGTGACGGCTGCGCGCGCAGAAACAAACCAGGCATCTACACGAGAGTCACCAAATTCCGTGCCTGGATCAAGGAAAATACAGGAGTGTAG